The following proteins are encoded in a genomic region of Gossypium hirsutum isolate 1008001.06 chromosome D05, Gossypium_hirsutum_v2.1, whole genome shotgun sequence:
- the LOC107957916 gene encoding cyclin-D5-1 isoform X2, translating into MICKMEVDASSCSLLCLENETFLKEKEESTDENYIAEYDEECVQMLFDREMSFGFKKSEPLVLCNYLKYARSEAITWILKTRAAFGFRCQTAYLSMIYFDRFLSIKSIATEEFNFESKTIQRMELLVLNTLEWRLSSATPFAFLNFFIKKMCKISPPDHFISITVQLIFLTIKEINLMEHRPSVVAVAAILRTLNKKLTRKALECTMNSLSCEFLEIEDVFRCYNLMQKLDTSDELNIPKSENATHSSAIDAVDDCSSSGTVCAKRKRLAFNKNVSNSDQVTNEKRLSAGKMP; encoded by the exons ATGATTTGTAAAATGGAAGTTGATGCTTCTTCGTGCAGTCTTCTTTGCTTAGAAAATGAGacttttttgaaagaaaaagaagagtcaACTGATGAGAATTACATTGCTGAATATGATGAAGAGTGTGTGCAGATGTTATTTGATAGAGAAATGAGTTTTGGGTTCAAGAAGAGTGAACCTTTGGTGCTTTGTAACTACCTCAAATATGCTCGTTCGGAAGCTATAACGTGGATTCTGAAA ACAAGAGCAGCATTTGGATTTCGCTGCCAAACAGCTTATTTGTCAATGATTTACTTCGACCGATTCCTTTCGATAAAGTCTATTGCT ACTGAAGAATTCAACTTCGAGAGTAAAACAATTCAGAGAATGGAGCTTTTGGTATTAAATACATTGGAATGGAGACTGAGTTCAGCCACTCCATTTGCTTTTCttaatttcttcatcaaaaagatGTGTAAAATATCTCCACCGGATCATTTTATTTCGATTACTGTCCAACTCATTTTCCTTACAATAAAAG AGATAAACTTAATGGAACATCGGCCTTCTGTTGTTGCtgttgctgcaatattgaggacATTGAATAAGAAACTAACAAGAAAAGCATTGGAGTGTACGATGAATTCCCTTTCTTGTGAATTTCTTGAAATT GAAGATGTGTTTAGGTGCTACAATTTGATGCAGAAACTAGACACGTCGGACGAACTTAATATACCAAAATCTGAAAATGCAACCCATTCGAGTGCAATCGATGCCGTGGACGATTGTTCAAGTTCCGGTACAGTTTGCGCCAAAAGAAAAAGGCTCGCATTCAATAAAAATGTGAGCAATAGTGACCAAGTAACTAATGAGAAGCGGCTCTCTGCTGGAAAAATGCCTTAG
- the LOC107957916 gene encoding cyclin-D1-1 isoform X1 — protein MICKMEVDASSCSLLCLENETFLKEKEESTDENYIAEYDEECVQMLFDREMSFGFKKSEPLVLCNYLKYARSEAITWILKTRAAFGFRCQTAYLSMIYFDRFLSIKSIASEKSWAIQLLSIACLSLAAKMEEINVPPLSLFQTEEFNFESKTIQRMELLVLNTLEWRLSSATPFAFLNFFIKKMCKISPPDHFISITVQLIFLTIKEINLMEHRPSVVAVAAILRTLNKKLTRKALECTMNSLSCEFLEIEDVFRCYNLMQKLDTSDELNIPKSENATHSSAIDAVDDCSSSGTVCAKRKRLAFNKNVSNSDQVTNEKRLSAGKMP, from the exons ATGATTTGTAAAATGGAAGTTGATGCTTCTTCGTGCAGTCTTCTTTGCTTAGAAAATGAGacttttttgaaagaaaaagaagagtcaACTGATGAGAATTACATTGCTGAATATGATGAAGAGTGTGTGCAGATGTTATTTGATAGAGAAATGAGTTTTGGGTTCAAGAAGAGTGAACCTTTGGTGCTTTGTAACTACCTCAAATATGCTCGTTCGGAAGCTATAACGTGGATTCTGAAA ACAAGAGCAGCATTTGGATTTCGCTGCCAAACAGCTTATTTGTCAATGATTTACTTCGACCGATTCCTTTCGATAAAGTCTATTGCT AGTGAAAAGTCATGGGCAATACAATTATTGTCAATTGCATGTCTCTCATTGGCTGCAAAGATGGAGGAGATAAATGTTCCTCCACTCTCATTGTTTCAGACTGAAGAATTCAACTTCGAGAGTAAAACAATTCAGAGAATGGAGCTTTTGGTATTAAATACATTGGAATGGAGACTGAGTTCAGCCACTCCATTTGCTTTTCttaatttcttcatcaaaaagatGTGTAAAATATCTCCACCGGATCATTTTATTTCGATTACTGTCCAACTCATTTTCCTTACAATAAAAG AGATAAACTTAATGGAACATCGGCCTTCTGTTGTTGCtgttgctgcaatattgaggacATTGAATAAGAAACTAACAAGAAAAGCATTGGAGTGTACGATGAATTCCCTTTCTTGTGAATTTCTTGAAATT GAAGATGTGTTTAGGTGCTACAATTTGATGCAGAAACTAGACACGTCGGACGAACTTAATATACCAAAATCTGAAAATGCAACCCATTCGAGTGCAATCGATGCCGTGGACGATTGTTCAAGTTCCGGTACAGTTTGCGCCAAAAGAAAAAGGCTCGCATTCAATAAAAATGTGAGCAATAGTGACCAAGTAACTAATGAGAAGCGGCTCTCTGCTGGAAAAATGCCTTAG